A stretch of Cicer arietinum cultivar CDC Frontier isolate Library 1 chromosome 5, Cicar.CDCFrontier_v2.0, whole genome shotgun sequence DNA encodes these proteins:
- the LOC101496552 gene encoding uncharacterized protein, protein MAPLLYFPCRNFLLLSLLFFIFVSISSSQSQLNPKHLSSNFRRTMLDSESHQQQQFDQQHPLKNKSTTKNQTKLIKPNSNLSSKNQTKTIKSNNNSSKNQTKLSNSKLTDTTQLKKLNSTTFKTKKLNSTSKSFTNSTKSSTSNSNSNSNKKSLDLVKSSNGGVTKNKTTKSTATKTDQEESKKANKQKQTPPSNWFFDEEDADFVSEFKDLPIKFQQTLLPDLERISTTSKAYLTKANKEITNNFKPYVGNKYAPTIATLLSCACVLIPLLLASLLFNKIKAYFSLQKLLIFIQAYLSIYFFILCLSSLVTGLEPLRFFYSTSQSTYVCLQIIQTLAYVLYLLLLLMYLVLVFSTDCGLGSKLLGLAQMFVGFAVGLHYYMTVFHKVVLRQPPKTNWKIHGIYATCFFVICILARAERRKKTYLEEGGDEGKKN, encoded by the coding sequence ATGGCTCCACTACTGTACTTCCCTTGCAGGAACTTCTTACTCCTCTCTCttcttttcttcatttttgtttcaatttcttCCTCACAATCTCAACTCAATCCAAAACACTTGTCATCAAATTTTAGAAGAACAATGTTGGACTCGGAATCTCATCAACAACAACAGTTCGATCAACAACATCctttgaaaaataaatcaactaccaaaaaccaaaccaaattgaTCAAACCAAACAGCAACCTTTCctcaaaaaaccaaaccaaaacCATCAAATCCAACAACAATTCCTCcaaaaaccaaacaaaactatCAAATTCAAAACTCACCGACACTACTCAACTCAAAAAACTCAATTCCACAACCTTCAAAACCAAGAAACTAAATTCcacatcaaaatccttcaccaaTTCAACAAAATCAAGTACTAGTAATTCCAATTCCAATTCCAACAAGAAATCATTGGATCTCGTGAAATCAAGTAACGGTGGAGTGACGAAGAACAAAACGACAAAATCCACCGCTACAAAAACAGATCAAGAAGAGTCAAAAAaagcaaacaaacaaaaacaaacaccACCTAGTAATTGGTTTTTCGACGAAGAAGACGCTGATTTCGTTTCAGAGTTCAAAGATCTACCTATTAAATTCCAACAAACACTACTCCCAGACCTAGAAAGAATCTCAACAACCTCAAAAGCTTACCTCACAAAAGCCAATAAAGAAATCACAAACAATTTCAAACCCTATGTTGGAAACAAATACGCACCAACCATTGCAACTTTACTCTCATGTGCTTGCGTTTTAATCCCTTTACTTTTAGCCTCACTCCTTTTCAATAAAATCAAAGCTTATTTCTCACTtcaaaaacttttaattttcatccaagcttatttatctatttatttttttattctatgtCTCTCTTCATTAGTTACTGGTCTTGAACCTCTTAGGTTTTTCTACTCTACTTCGCAGTCCACCTATGTTTGCCTACAGATCATTCAAACTCTCGCTTATGTTCTCTACCTTCTCTTGCTTCTCATGTATCTCGTTTTGGTTTTCTCTACGGATTGTGGTTTGGGCTCCAAGTTATTGGGCTTGGCCCAAATGTTTGTGGGCTTCGCTGTTGGGTTACATTATTATATGACGGTGTTTCATAAAGTGGTGTTGCGGCAACCGCCCAAGACTAATTGGAAAATTCACGGGATTTATGCCACGTGTTTTTTCGTAATTTGTATTCTTGCTAGAGCTGAGAGAAGGAAGAAGACTTACTTGGAAGAAGGTGGAGATGAAGGAAAGAAAAATTAA